From Hermetia illucens chromosome 6, iHerIll2.2.curated.20191125, whole genome shotgun sequence, one genomic window encodes:
- the LOC119660155 gene encoding uncharacterized protein LOC119660155, giving the protein MFLRIVQHIQNLGLIIAIFVIFVKEAYCIDCFKCVSFNGANKACDDPFHNNYSTAILESPCMGGRKGRDGLFPATACIKIAGYYDDTGETITVRGCALDSGTLTTDTEIIRMSHCGRFYYDDRYVHGCLQSCNDADACNASERSVKMPIMLQMLGAMLLLLLLPSAISR; this is encoded by the exons ATGTTTCTACGTATTGTTCAGCATATCCAAAATTTAGGCCTTATTATAGCGATATTTGTGATTTTCGTGAAAGAAG CCTATTGCATAGATTGTTTCAAATGCGTGTCGTTTAATGGCGCTAACAAAGCTTGTGATGATCCATTTCATAACAATTACTCAACAGCGATTTTAGAGTCGCCTTGCATGGGAGGACGTAAAGGACGAGATGGCCTATTTCCAGCTACGGCCTGCATTAAAATTGCGGGTTATTATG atGATACTGGAGAGACCATAACTGTTCGAGGCTGCGCACTTGATAGTGGGACGCTGACGACAGATACGGAAATTATCCGGATGTCTCATTGTGGAAGATTTTATTACGACGACAG aTATGTCCACGGTTGCCTTCAAAGCTGCAACGATGCTGATGCCTGCAATGCATCCGAAAGGAGTGTGAAGATGCCAATAATGCTGCAGATGCTCGGAGCAATGCTTCTCCTATTGTTATTACCGTCGGCCATTAGCAGATAA